In Bacteroidia bacterium, a single window of DNA contains:
- a CDS encoding radical SAM protein yields the protein MSLLFHDIIFGPIKSRRLGFSLGINLLPVNSKICSFNCVYCECGWNPDELPSTGFNKRENVYDALESRLIEIKENNESLDVLTFAGNGEPTLHPQFSEIIDDVISLRNKYFPNKKIAVLSNATTLGNTKILSALKKIDLPILKLDSAIEKTFRLINNPPLSFNFQNYIDNLNNFKNNIIVQTMFLKGEINGNNVDNTSDEELNKWIEVVKNLNPVNVMIYSIDREPPAKKLIKIQSEELEIIAQKIRLNNIPVQMAF from the coding sequence ATGTCTTTATTATTTCATGATATAATTTTTGGTCCTATTAAAAGCAGAAGATTAGGATTTTCGCTTGGTATTAATTTGTTACCTGTTAATTCAAAAATTTGTAGTTTTAATTGTGTTTATTGCGAGTGTGGCTGGAATCCTGATGAATTACCATCAACAGGATTTAACAAAAGAGAAAATGTTTATGACGCACTCGAATCGCGACTAATAGAAATAAAAGAGAATAACGAATCACTTGATGTTTTAACCTTTGCAGGTAACGGAGAGCCAACTCTTCATCCACAATTTTCTGAAATTATTGACGATGTTATTTCACTTAGAAATAAATACTTTCCAAATAAAAAAATTGCTGTTTTAAGTAATGCAACTACTTTAGGAAATACAAAAATATTATCTGCATTAAAAAAAATTGATCTACCAATTTTAAAACTTGACTCAGCAATTGAAAAGACTTTCAGGTTAATAAATAACCCTCCTCTTTCTTTTAATTTTCAAAATTATATTGATAATCTTAACAACTTTAAAAACAATATTATTGTTCAAACAATGTTTTTAAAAGGTGAAATTAATGGGAATAATGTTGATAACACTTCTGACGAAGAATTAAATAAATGGATAGAAGTTGTAAAAAATCTTAATCCGGTAAATGTGATGATTTATTCAATCGACAGGGAGCCACCTGCAAAAAAATTAATAAAAATTCAATCTGAAGAATTAGAAATAATTGCTCAAAAAATAAGACTTAACAATATTCCTGTTCAAATGGCTTTTTAA